CCCGCGCCGGCTTCCCGCGGGAGGTGGCGTCGGCCGCGCTGGCCCTGGGGCGGGAGGAGGCGGAGGCCCGGATCATCGAGGCGCGGCGGGGCTGACCGTCCGGCCCAGAGGTCTGGACGGGGCGCCACGGCGGGCCTTCCCCGCCCCTGCTGCGCTGCCCGGCTCGCCGTTGGCCCCGCTCTCGGCGGCGCCAGGCGCCCTGCAAGGTCGAGAGCTCGCTCGCCCAGAGGCGCCGGCCGGGGGCGCCGGCCGGGGACGCCCCCGGCGACCGCTCGCGCGGCGGCCTCCGGTCCGCGTTTGACGGAGGGCGAGGCCGCGGCCAGCCTTGCCGGATGGCAGCCACGAAGCTCGGAAGGGCGGCATCCCTCTACCTGGCGGCCCTGATCGGCGCCTATGGCGGCACCCTCCTGCACACCCTGTGGTCCCTGCTGAGGCCGGGCACTCCGGCCGAGGCGCAGGACCTGCTGCTGCTGCCGCCGGTGGTCCTGGGCCTCGGCAGCCTGGCGCTGCCCTTCGTGCTCGTCGGCCTGCTGGTGTTCGGGCTTCCGCTGCTGCCGGCCCTCCGCCCGAACGCCCACCGCCCCTGGGTGGGCGTGGTGGCCGTTCTCTGGGGCGCTGCCGCGGGCAAGCTGCTCTTCGCCGCGGCCGAGGTCCTGATGATGTCCAGGGACTTCGATCCGCTGCGCCTGGGATCGCCGGACATGGGCCTCTGCTACGGCGCCTCCGCCGCCCTCGCGTGGTGGTGGCTGGAGCGCGACCGGGCCCGCCGCGCGGCGGGCTAGCCCGCCGGCCGCCGCCGGCGCAGTCCTTGGACGGGGCGCGCACGAGGGCGCGGGGCGGGCGGGGGCGGCACATGGCGTCCGCCCCCCTTCCCGCCTATACCCACCCCCATGCCGGTCATCTTCACCCGCGACGGGATGCGGCGCGGGGTGCTGCGGGGCATCCCCCTGCTCCTGGGAATCGTTCCGTTCGGGGTCGTGGTCGGCGTCATCGCGCTCCGCCACGGGCTGAGCCTCGCCGAGACGCTGCTGATGAGCGCGCTGGTCTTCGCCGGCGCCTCCCAGCTCCTCGCGCTGGAGCTCTGGACGGACCCGCCGGACATCCTCGCCGTCGCCCTCGCGGCGCTGGTGGTGAACATCCGCATGGTGCCGATCGGCGCCGCCCTCTCCTTCTGGCTGGACCACATCAAGGGCTGGCGCCTCTGGGGCTCGCTTTTCGTCACGGTGGACCACTCCTTCGCCCTCTCGGTGGCGGAGCAGCGCGCGGGCGGGCGGGATGCCGGCTTCCTCTTCGGCCTCGGCGTCTTCACCTGGTTCGGCTGGGTGGCGGCCACCGCCGCCGGGCATCTGCTCGGCGCGGCCGTGGCCCTCTCGGACGAGAACCCGATCTTCTTCGCGGCCCCGGCGAGCTTCGTCGCCATCCTCGCGGCCCTGTGGCGGAGCGCGCGGCAGGACGTGCCGCCCTGGCTGCTGGCGGCCGCGACCGCCCTTGCCGCCCAGGCCCTGCGGCTGCCCGCGCCCCTGCCCCTGCTGGCCGGCGCCTTCGCCGGGGCCGCCCTCGGCGCCTGGTGTGAGGGACGGGAAGCGCGCCCATGACCATGCACTCATGACCATGCGTTGGGACGTTACCCTCGCCATCCTCGCGATGGGGCTGGTCACCTATCTCTGCCGCGCCGGGGGCTACGCGGTGCTGCGCGCCGTCCGCACGCCGCCCCTGGTGGACGCGCTGCTGCGGAACCTGCCCGCGCCGCTCTTCGCGGCCTATGTCGCGCTCTCCCTCTCCCGCCAGGACCTGGCCGCGGCGCTGGCGAGCATTCCCTGCGCCGCGGCCCACCTGCGCTGGGGCAACTTCGGCCTGTCTATCGTCGTCGGCGTCGCCGCCGTGGCGCTGCTGCGCTGGGTGGGGGTCTAGGCCTCAGTCCAGCAGCGCGACGCCGGTGGAGGAGACGGCCATCCCGATCAGGATCCGCAGCATCGCCCGCAGCGGCTCGTCGCCGAAGAGTGGGGAGGGCGGCGCCACATTCGCGAAGATCACCGGCAATCCGCCGAGCAGCAGGCTGAAGCCGACCCACCACATCTCCACGCCCTCCCCGAAGCTGTCCCGGCTCCCCCGGTTCCGGCCCGGGGTTCGAGCCGGCGCCGCCAGGGACCCCACGGCCCGGGAAGGTCCGGCGGCGGCCGTCGCGCCCGCCGCCCGTGATCGCGTCCCGGACAGGTACGGAACACGATAAACAACTTCAGGTTGTGTTCTTCAAGTTTTTTCGCGCGCCCTAGTTCTAGGCTCAGAGCCCCGCGAAAAGGGCCGTCGAGAGGTAGCGCTCCGCGAAGCTGGCCGCGATGCCGACCACCAACCGCCCCTCCATCCCCGGCTCCCGCGCCACGGCCAGCGCCGCGTGCAGCACGGCGCCGGAGGAGATGCCGACCGGCAGCCCCTCCTCCCGCGCGCAGCGGCGGGCGGCCGCGATCGCCTCGCGCTCGGAGACGCGCATCACCGCGTCCATGCGCTCCAGCTCCAGCACCTTCGGGCGGAAGCCGGCGCCGATCCCCTGGATGTCGTGCGGCCCGGCCTCGTCGCCCGAGAGGACGGCGGATTCCGCCGGCTCCACCGCGATCACCCGCAGGCCAGGCCGGCGCGGCTTCAGCGCGCGGGCGATGCCCGTCAGCGTGCCGCCGGTGCCGACGCCGCCCACCACCGCGTCCACCTCCCCGCCCGTATCCGCCCAGATCTCCTCAGCCGTGGTGCGGGCGTGGATGTCGGGGTTGGCGGGGTTGTCGAACTGGCGGGGCATCCAGGCGCCGGGGGTGGCGGCCACGATCTCCTCCGCCCGCCCGATCGCGCCGGCCATGCCGCGCTTGGCCGGGGTCAGCACAAGCTCCGCCCCCAGCAGCGCCATCATCTTCCGCCGCTCCTCGCTGGCGCCGTCCGGCATCACCACGATCAACCGGTAACCCTTGGCCGCGGCCACGAAGGCCAGCGCGATGCCGGTATTGCCGGAGGTCGGCTCGACGAGGGTGGATTCGCCCGGCCGGATCAGCCCCGCCCGCTCCGCCTCCTCCACCATGGCCAGCCCGATCCGGTCCTTCACGGAGGCCAGGGGGTTGAAGAACTCCAGCTTCAGCGCCAGCCGGGCCGTGAGCCCCTCGGCCGCCTCGATGCGCGGCAGGCGCACCAGCGGGGTCGCGCCCACCGCCTCCAGCACGCTGCCGTAGAGGCGGCCGCGGGAGGCCGGCGAGGGTGTTCCTGTGGACATCCCGCGCGGCTTATCGCGGGGGCGGGATGACGTCCATCGCGTAACCACGCCGGGCGGTAGGATCATCCTCCGGATCTCCCGAAATTCGATCGTTCCATTTCATCGACACGCGCCCGCCACGCGTTGAATCATGGGCCATCGGCAACAGCAGCCCGAGGAGGCCCCGACGGTGCCCGCGATCCGGAACGGAGAGAGCTGTCGGCGCTGATCGCCGAGCCTCCCACTCCCCCTCCCCCTCTTCCCGGCCGCTGCCGGGCCCCGGAGACGGACCATGATCCGAATCGCGACCCCTTCCCGCACCGTCAGCGCCTTCCGCGTCCTGCTCGCGCGCCTCTTCCCCCGCACCCCGGCGCCGCCGCGCCAGTCCGACATCGAGCGCGCCCTGCTGCGCGCCCTGGGAGGGCTGTGACGGTGCTGGCCTCCAGACCCATCAGCGTGGAGGGCCGCTTCGTGGGTGTCGCCGTGGCGCGCGAGGCGGACTGGCTCTTCCTCGCCACCGACCCCGTGCTGGAGGAGCTGGAAGGCGCGGCCTTCCCGAGCGCGGCGGAGGCCGCGCGGGTGGCGCGGCTGGTCCTGCTGCGCGGGCAGGGCCGGCGAGTCGCGGCATGAAGCCGCGCCAGGGAGGCTGGGCTTGAGGTTGGGCTTGAGGCCGCGCTGGGCCGATCTGCCGCTGCGGGCCGCGCTCCTCCTCGGCAGCGCCCTGCTCCTGGCCCATCTGGTCGCGGGCTGAACCGCCGCCTGGAGCGGGAGGGAACCTCGGGGAGCGATCCCCGGGGTTCTGTATTTGCGCGGATGGGCGTGGACCCGGCCGGCAGCCGGCCAAAGGAACGGGCAAGAAAAAAACCCCGGGGATCGCTCCCCGGGGTCCTGTCGTCCGTTCCGGCCGCTCGCTCAGTCGTTGGACTGGCGCACGCCCATGAACTGCAGCAGCAGCTGGAAGAGGTTCACGAAGTTCAGGTACAGGCCCAGCGCGTCGAAGACGGAGCGCTTGGCCGCCTCGTCGGAACCCTCCGCGTAGGCGTACTCGATGTAGTCATTCTTGATCCGCTGCGTGTCGTAGGCGGTGAGGCCGGTGAAGATCACCACACCGAGCACGGAGATCGCGAACTGCAGGGCGGTGCTGCCGATGAAGGCATTCACCAGGCCGGCGATGACGATGCCGATGAGGCCCATCATCAGGAAGCCGCCCATCCGCGTCAGGTCGGCGTTCGTGGTGTAGCCGTAGAGGCTGACGGCCGCGAACATGCCGGCGGTGACGAGGAAGGTGCTGGCGATCGAGGTGCCCACGTACACGGCGAAGATGTTCGCCATGCTGGCGCCCATCGCCAGGCAGAAGGCCCAGAACAGCGCCTGCGTCGCGCCCTTGGAGAGGCGGTTGATGCCGAAGCTGAGGACCAGCACGAAGGCGAGCGGGGCGAAGATCGCCACGAAGCCCAGGATCGTCGGCTGGGTCGCCAGGCCGCGCGGGGTCCGCACGACGGTGAAGAACAGCTCGGCCAACTGGGTATTGGCGATCACGTAGGCGGTGATGGCCGTCAGCGCGAGGCCGGACGCCATCCAGTTGTACACGCGCAGCATGTAGGCGCGCAGACCGGCGTCCAGCGTCGCGGCGTCGGTGGCGGCGCGGCCCATCGGCTGCGTCCAGGCGGACTGGCCGCTCTGGAAACGGTTGTCGGGACCGAAGGCCATGTCTGTCAGAACTCCTTCGGGGAATGGCACCCGCCATCCCCGCACGCTGATATATGGACTTCCTGTAATCCAAATCAAGCGGGCAATCCGCCCGACAGGATTCCGTAAGGTTCGGGACGGCCCGGCTCAGCCCCCGCCGGCCGCGCCCGTCCCTTTCCGAAGCCAGTCCAAGGCGCCCGGGGAAGCCGCCCAGGCTCCGCGCGCCAACGCGGCGTACTCCGCCGCTTCCGCCTCGCCGCCAAGATCATCGAGCACGGGCAGCGGATCCGGCAGCGCCCGCCGGCCCGAGAGGAACTCCGCGGCATCGGGATTCGCGGCCATTGCCCCGGCCAGCAACCGACGGCTCCCCGCACTGTCGCCATCCCGGCGGAAGGCCAGCAGGGCTGCGGTCCAGGCGCGCGCCGCCATGGGATCGTCCGGGTACTCGTCCAGCACCGCGGCCGCCTCCGAGTCGCGCCCGGCTTCCACGAGCCAGGCGGCCAGGAGATGGCGCACGCCGAGATCGTCGTCCTCCGGCCCGAGCGCGAGCATCTCCCGCAGTTGCCCGATCGCCGCCTCCCGCTCCCCGCGCTCCCACAGGGCCAGGGCGAGGCCGTGCCGGGCGCGCATGTAGGGCCGCGTCTCGTCGATCGCCCAGAACTCGCCGCGGAAGGCCTCGAACATCGGGCCGATCGCCGCGCGCCCGGCCTCCACGGCCCGCCGCCAGCCCTCGAGCGCCGCCTCCGAACCGCGCGGCGCCTCCCCGGCGAAGATGATGTGGGCGTCGGCGCAGAAAGGGCTGACCGCCAGGGCCTGCTCCGCCAGCGCCCTCCGCTCGGCGCCCTCCGCGTCGCGCGCCCGGTCCGCCAGCAGCTCGGCCCGGCGCAGCGCGGCGCCGTCCACACCTGCCCCCTCCTCCGGTACCGTCATGCGTCCGCTCCCCGAGGTCCTTCGCCGCTACTCGTTCCGCAGCAGCGGCGCCGCCTTCGCCCGCAGGGCCAGCGCGGTGCCGGCGTAGCCCATGCCGAGCGTCAGCACGACGCAGAACAGGATCGTCGCCGCCAGCGTGCCGGGCAGGAAGACCCAGTCCGTCCGCATCACGAAGCGCGTCACCCCCCAGCTCGCCGCCGTGCCCGCGGCGGCGGCCACCAGCCCCGCCACCAGCCCCAGCAGGCCGAACTCCACCAGCCAGGCCCGCCGGATCTGGGACCGCGTGGCGCCGAGCGTCTTCAGCACCACCGCGTCCCGGATCCGCCGACGCTGCCCCGCCGCCACCGCGCCCGCCAGCACCAGCAGGCCGGAGAGGAGGGTGAGCCCGGCGGTGGAGGTGAGCGCCGATCCCAGCCGCGTCAGCAGCGCCGCCAGCGCGTCCAGCGCGTCCCGCACGCGGATGCCCGTCACGTTGGGGAAGGCGTCCGTCACTACCCGCAGCAGCTGGGCGTCCCGCGCCTCCTCGCCCCGCACGGTCGCGATATGCGTGTGCGGCGCCGCCTCCAGCAGCCCGGGGGAGGCGATCATGGTGAAGTTCAGCCCCAGCCCCCGCCACTGGATGTCGCGGGTGGAGGTGACGCGCAGCGGGATGTCCCGCCCCAGCACGTTCACCACGATGGTCGAGCCCGGCCCCGCGCCCCAGCCGCGCGCCAGGTTGTCGTCCAGCGAGACCAGCGGCTCACCCCGGTAGTCCGGCGCCCACCACTGCCCCTGCACGATCCGAGTGCCATCCGG
This genomic window from Pararoseomonas sp. SCSIO 73927 contains:
- the cysK gene encoding cysteine synthase A, whose protein sequence is MSTGTPSPASRGRLYGSVLEAVGATPLVRLPRIEAAEGLTARLALKLEFFNPLASVKDRIGLAMVEEAERAGLIRPGESTLVEPTSGNTGIALAFVAAAKGYRLIVVMPDGASEERRKMMALLGAELVLTPAKRGMAGAIGRAEEIVAATPGAWMPRQFDNPANPDIHARTTAEEIWADTGGEVDAVVGGVGTGGTLTGIARALKPRRPGLRVIAVEPAESAVLSGDEAGPHDIQGIGAGFRPKVLELERMDAVMRVSEREAIAAARRCAREEGLPVGISSGAVLHAALAVAREPGMEGRLVVGIAASFAERYLSTALFAGL
- a CDS encoding AzlC family ABC transporter permease, whose translation is MPVIFTRDGMRRGVLRGIPLLLGIVPFGVVVGVIALRHGLSLAETLLMSALVFAGASQLLALELWTDPPDILAVALAALVVNIRMVPIGAALSFWLDHIKGWRLWGSLFVTVDHSFALSVAEQRAGGRDAGFLFGLGVFTWFGWVAATAAGHLLGAAVALSDENPIFFAAPASFVAILAALWRSARQDVPPWLLAAATALAAQALRLPAPLPLLAGAFAGAALGAWCEGREARP
- a CDS encoding AzlD domain-containing protein; amino-acid sequence: MTMRWDVTLAILAMGLVTYLCRAGGYAVLRAVRTPPLVDALLRNLPAPLFAAYVALSLSRQDLAAALASIPCAAAHLRWGNFGLSIVVGVAAVALLRWVGV
- a CDS encoding Bax inhibitor-1/YccA family protein is translated as MAFGPDNRFQSGQSAWTQPMGRAATDAATLDAGLRAYMLRVYNWMASGLALTAITAYVIANTQLAELFFTVVRTPRGLATQPTILGFVAIFAPLAFVLVLSFGINRLSKGATQALFWAFCLAMGASMANIFAVYVGTSIASTFLVTAGMFAAVSLYGYTTNADLTRMGGFLMMGLIGIVIAGLVNAFIGSTALQFAISVLGVVIFTGLTAYDTQRIKNDYIEYAYAEGSDEAAKRSVFDALGLYLNFVNLFQLLLQFMGVRQSND